In Flavobacterium sp. CS20, a single window of DNA contains:
- a CDS encoding efflux transporter outer membrane subunit, protein MKYSIKSILVIICLSSLQSCFVAKDYKRPEEQIESVSYRTDQLPKDSIPVSKVSWKEMFTDPILQNHIEEALENNQDIRIALQQIMAANSYYKQGKAGYYPSVNLNGNFTHQELSKNSQFGGWFSSIDQYELSGALSWEADIWGKIRSNKRATQASFMQSQAVHKAVKTDLISRIVTGYYQILALDEQVRITEKTLENRRKSLETTKALKEAGNVTSVAVNQTEALVFNAEALLLDLKNNIKLLENTLSILKGQSRGEFKRSDFSDQEINQELTIGVASDLLENRPDVIAAEYNLINAFELTNVAKSRFYPSITISATGGFQSLDFDNFISSNSLFSTIIGGFTQPIFNRRQIRTDYEVALSQKEQALLSFEKTLLTASKEVSDAMLNYQNAIQRIESKTKEYQAYEKALEDSQELLNNGLANYLEVLNAQENTLASELEVTQIKFNKFSAIVELYRSLGGGWQ, encoded by the coding sequence ATGAAATATAGTATAAAATCCATTCTCGTAATTATTTGTTTGTCTTCACTGCAATCATGTTTTGTAGCAAAAGACTATAAACGACCTGAAGAACAAATTGAATCTGTAAGCTATAGAACAGATCAACTTCCAAAAGATTCTATTCCAGTTTCTAAAGTCAGTTGGAAAGAAATGTTTACTGATCCAATACTTCAAAATCACATTGAAGAAGCTCTAGAAAACAATCAAGATATAAGGATAGCTTTGCAACAAATTATGGCTGCAAATTCTTATTATAAACAAGGTAAAGCTGGATATTATCCTAGTGTGAATCTCAATGGTAATTTTACTCATCAGGAATTATCTAAAAATTCACAATTTGGTGGCTGGTTTTCATCAATAGATCAGTATGAACTCAGTGGTGCCTTGTCTTGGGAAGCTGATATTTGGGGCAAAATAAGAAGCAATAAAAGAGCGACTCAGGCTAGTTTTATGCAGTCTCAAGCTGTTCATAAAGCGGTGAAAACTGATTTAATTTCTAGAATAGTGACAGGTTATTATCAGATTTTGGCCTTAGACGAACAGGTAAGAATAACTGAAAAAACTTTGGAAAATAGGCGAAAGAGTCTTGAAACAACTAAGGCATTAAAAGAAGCTGGCAATGTAACTTCTGTTGCTGTAAACCAAACAGAAGCATTGGTTTTTAATGCTGAAGCTCTTTTACTTGATTTAAAAAATAACATAAAACTGTTAGAAAATACGCTTTCAATTTTGAAAGGACAATCACGAGGTGAATTTAAAAGAAGTGATTTTTCAGATCAAGAAATCAATCAAGAATTGACTATTGGTGTAGCTTCAGACTTATTAGAAAATAGACCAGATGTGATTGCTGCAGAATACAACTTGATAAATGCTTTTGAACTGACAAATGTTGCCAAAAGTAGATTTTATCCTTCTATAACTATTTCTGCTACGGGTGGTTTTCAAAGTTTAGATTTTGACAACTTTATTTCATCTAATTCTTTGTTTTCAACTATAATAGGAGGATTTACTCAACCTATTTTTAACAGAAGACAAATTAGGACGGACTATGAAGTAGCATTGAGCCAAAAGGAACAAGCTCTTTTGAGTTTTGAGAAAACTTTGCTAACAGCCAGCAAAGAAGTTTCTGATGCCATGCTGAATTACCAAAACGCTATTCAAAGAATAGAGTCAAAAACTAAAGAGTATCAAGCTTATGAAAAAGCCTTAGAAGACTCGCAAGAATTGTTAAACAACGGCTTAGCAAATTATCTTGAAGTCTTGAATGCTCAAGAAAATACCTTAGCTTCAGAGCTTGAAGTTACTCAAATAAAATTTAATAAATTCAGTGCTATTGTTGAGCTATACAGAAGTTTAGGTGGTGGATGGCAATAA
- a CDS encoding biotin/lipoyl-binding protein yields MKNKLIVLLSFLAIIVSACQNKPKRQAPPPPNLPIIEVETKDITTFAEYPTQIEGVVSSDIRSKVSGYMTEVVVEEGLAVKKGEILFKLETESLSGNASATELG; encoded by the coding sequence ATGAAAAATAAATTAATCGTTCTTTTATCTTTCTTAGCAATCATTGTAAGTGCCTGCCAAAATAAACCCAAAAGGCAAGCACCACCACCACCTAATCTACCAATTATAGAGGTAGAGACTAAAGATATTACAACTTTTGCTGAATATCCTACACAGATTGAAGGGGTTGTGAGTAGTGACATTAGGTCAAAAGTGTCTGGATATATGACAGAAGTTGTTGTTGAAGAAGGTCTTGCAGTTAAAAAAGGAGAGATTTTGTTCAAACTTGAAACTGAAAGTTTGAGTGGAAATGCATCAGCGACAGAGCTAGGGTAA
- a CDS encoding efflux RND transporter periplasmic adaptor subunit, giving the protein MVEKEIVSPKQLETAKAQLETAKSDLKSITANVNYATIKSPVDGYVGTINYREGALINPNDITPLTRVVKTDKVFAYFSVNEKDFLNMVNQFNADTKSKTNLESSFPEVTLIMSNGKEYNKKGKITSISSQVNRETGTVRFRATFDNPEFILKDGLTGRIKIPNDTKNALVVPRVSTYSRQGKEFVFKFNRSDSTVTEKVIDVVRADPYYIVKSGLSKGDKIVARGANKINDGVKIKPISSTMDSIVNSFDKVFK; this is encoded by the coding sequence TTGGTAGAAAAAGAAATTGTAAGTCCAAAACAATTGGAAACTGCTAAGGCTCAATTAGAAACCGCAAAAAGCGATTTAAAAAGTATTACTGCAAATGTAAATTATGCTACAATCAAAAGTCCTGTTGATGGATATGTAGGCACCATAAATTACAGAGAAGGTGCACTGATAAACCCTAATGACATCACTCCTCTAACAAGAGTGGTAAAAACCGATAAAGTCTTTGCTTATTTTTCGGTTAATGAAAAGGATTTTCTGAATATGGTCAATCAGTTTAATGCCGATACAAAATCAAAAACCAATTTAGAATCATCATTTCCAGAGGTTACTTTAATTATGTCTAATGGAAAAGAATACAACAAAAAAGGAAAAATCACAAGTATTTCTAGTCAAGTGAATCGCGAGACAGGAACAGTTAGGTTTAGAGCTACTTTTGATAATCCTGAATTTATTCTAAAAGATGGTTTGACTGGTAGAATAAAAATTCCAAACGACACCAAAAATGCTCTTGTTGTTCCTAGAGTATCTACTTACTCCCGACAAGGTAAAGAATTTGTTTTTAAATTTAACAGATCAGACTCTACTGTTACTGAAAAAGTGATTGATGTAGTCAGAGCTGACCCTTATTATATTGTTAAATCCGGTCTAAGTAAAGGAGATAAAATTGTTGCAAGAGGTGCTAATAAAATTAATGACGGGGTTAAGATAAAACCTATTTCTTCAACAATGGATTCGATTGTAAATTCATTTGATAAAGTTTTTAAATAA
- a CDS encoding IS66 family transposase, with protein MTYQELLKKNEENSIFIKNLKAKNASLQAQLDQLVKLINGFKSERFVSNEVSNEQFNLFSDTNQEIEASEEEPSQTITYNRKKKKHHGRNKLPEHLPVKEVIIEPKEDTEDLVKIGEEVSETLEYTPASLIKRRTIRPKYANKSKDKIIIGELPTRPIPKSIVEASLLAYILTAKFVDHLPLYRQIRRFKREFGWEVAQSTMCDWVDSCCQLLDPLYNTLKQKILESDYIQANESPIKVLDKDKKGSTHQGYQWVYRNPLQGLVLFNYHKGRGQHGPKEILLNYQGYLQCDGYQVYDKIGQQQGITLVGCLAHARRKFFDAKDNDSTIVNKILEQIQKIYLEEREIKKIAKEDLALKQKLREEKIAPKLEQIKTWIEAQSIKVLPKSAVGKAMSYYLNQYPKIKAITLDPRLELDNNLIENAIRPLALGRKNYLFAGSHKGAQNIAIMYSLFASCKINNVNPQEWLKDVLEKIPDYNIQKLEELLPNNWIQNHK; from the coding sequence ATGACGTATCAAGAATTACTCAAAAAAAACGAAGAAAACAGCATTTTTATAAAAAATCTAAAAGCAAAAAATGCATCACTACAAGCTCAATTAGATCAGCTTGTAAAACTCATTAACGGCTTCAAGTCTGAACGCTTTGTTTCTAATGAAGTATCTAATGAGCAATTCAATCTGTTTTCAGATACCAACCAAGAGATAGAAGCGTCAGAAGAAGAACCATCGCAGACTATAACTTACAATCGTAAGAAGAAAAAACACCATGGGCGTAATAAACTACCTGAACATCTACCAGTAAAAGAAGTTATCATTGAGCCAAAAGAAGATACAGAAGATTTGGTGAAAATTGGAGAAGAAGTTTCAGAAACCTTAGAATATACCCCAGCAAGCTTAATAAAAAGACGCACGATACGACCAAAGTACGCCAATAAAAGTAAGGACAAAATAATCATAGGTGAGTTACCTACTCGTCCTATCCCAAAATCAATAGTTGAAGCTTCCCTGTTAGCCTATATATTAACGGCTAAATTTGTTGACCATTTACCTTTATACAGACAAATTCGACGTTTCAAAAGAGAATTTGGTTGGGAAGTAGCTCAAAGCACAATGTGCGATTGGGTTGATAGCTGTTGTCAACTATTAGATCCGCTATACAATACCTTAAAACAAAAAATATTAGAATCCGATTACATACAAGCAAATGAATCCCCGATTAAAGTATTAGACAAAGACAAAAAAGGAAGCACCCACCAAGGTTACCAATGGGTATATCGCAACCCCTTGCAAGGTCTTGTATTATTCAATTATCACAAAGGACGTGGGCAACACGGTCCTAAAGAGATATTACTCAATTACCAAGGCTATTTGCAATGCGATGGCTACCAAGTATATGATAAAATTGGGCAACAACAAGGTATTACATTAGTAGGATGTTTGGCACATGCTCGAAGAAAATTCTTTGATGCAAAAGACAATGACTCAACTATAGTAAATAAAATTCTTGAACAAATTCAAAAAATATATCTCGAAGAAAGAGAAATAAAAAAAATAGCAAAAGAAGACTTAGCACTCAAGCAAAAGTTACGAGAAGAAAAAATAGCTCCAAAACTTGAGCAAATAAAAACTTGGATAGAAGCACAAAGCATAAAGGTATTACCTAAAAGTGCAGTAGGTAAAGCTATGAGTTATTACCTTAATCAATATCCAAAAATAAAAGCCATTACATTAGATCCGAGATTAGAGTTAGACAATAATCTAATTGAAAACGCCATACGTCCGCTTGCACTAGGAAGAAAAAATTATCTTTTTGCTGGATCACATAAGGGAGCTCAGAACATTGCTATAATGTACTCTTTATTTGCAAGTTGTAAAATCAATAATGTAAACCCACAAGAATGGTTGAAAGACGTACTTGAAAAAATACCAGATTATAATATTCAAAAACTTGAAGAATTACTCCCTAATAATTGGATACAAAATCATAAATAA
- a CDS encoding GbsR/MarR family transcriptional regulator, giving the protein MNKGNTLIEELTSHFEVEYNLPPLAAKIYSLLILSREKYITFEELINFTNASKSSVSCQLNYLIDEGRVDYIYKEDNRKRYFKTKCDYLRKTLELHLIKIKREIAMLTKVIEYKKEQDMSQGGVSIVENHLKTEKENIIKTINKLKQTSYNLEHHEK; this is encoded by the coding sequence TTGAACAAAGGTAATACCTTGATAGAAGAGTTGACTTCGCATTTTGAAGTTGAATATAATTTGCCACCCTTAGCGGCAAAAATATATTCATTACTTATTCTTTCAAGAGAAAAATATATAACTTTTGAGGAGTTGATTAATTTCACAAATGCTAGTAAAAGTTCTGTCTCTTGTCAATTAAATTACTTGATAGATGAAGGACGCGTAGATTATATCTATAAAGAAGATAACAGAAAACGCTACTTTAAAACTAAATGCGATTATTTGAGGAAAACTTTAGAACTTCACTTGATTAAAATAAAAAGGGAGATTGCAATGCTCACCAAAGTTATTGAATATAAAAAAGAACAGGATATGAGTCAAGGTGGCGTTTCAATAGTAGAAAATCATTTGAAAACCGAAAAAGAAAATATCATTAAAACTATAAATAAACTCAAACAAACAAGTTATAATCTAGAACATCATGAAAAATAA
- a CDS encoding group III truncated hemoglobin: MIDEDLQNREDVTKLVNDFYNKVRQNKEIGHFFNESVQDWDEHLKKLTDFWETNLFFKNKYKGNPKKAHIEVDQNFNESIEQKHFGIWLNLWFETVNENFTGEKADRAKNNARNMASHIFMKIYMERQKR; encoded by the coding sequence ATGATTGATGAGGATTTACAGAATAGAGAAGACGTGACTAAATTAGTCAATGACTTCTATAATAAAGTTCGTCAAAATAAAGAGATTGGTCATTTTTTTAATGAGAGCGTTCAAGATTGGGACGAACATCTCAAAAAGCTCACTGATTTTTGGGAAACCAATTTATTTTTTAAAAATAAATACAAAGGTAATCCCAAAAAGGCTCATATTGAAGTCGATCAAAATTTTAATGAAAGCATAGAACAAAAGCATTTTGGCATTTGGCTTAATCTGTGGTTTGAAACAGTGAATGAAAATTTTACTGGCGAAAAAGCCGATCGTGCTAAAAATAACGCCCGTAATATGGCGTCACATATTTTTATGAAAATATATATGGAAAGACAAAAGCGCTAA